TAAGGGCATTAATATCTTTTGATGTTCCGGAAGTTCGGACAATAATAGTTGAACGACTTGGTGATGAAGCAGAAGGCATCCGTATTTTGGCTACTCAGCAGGCAGCAACGCTAAAACTCAAATCTGCAGTTCCGAATATAATAAAAAATCTATCAGATATGAATGTAACTATAAAAACCGAATCTATAAAAGCTCTTGCTGAAATCGGAGACAAATCAGCAATTGACCCATTAAAAAAGTTATTAGATGATAAAAATCCTGATATTGTCTCTGCAGTAAAAGATGCAATTTCAAAAATACAAACAAGTGAAAAAAAGCAGAAATAGTTTGGTAATTACTTTTACAGAATAGGTAAACTTTAAGTGGTTGATATGCCTTATATATTTGTGTAGCCGCAGAGCGTTAGCTCTGCTTTTTTTATTATTTGCTATAGAGTTTTATTTTTCCCTTTTGTTTTTTGAAAACATTTTTCCCTTGACAAAATTGCATATATTTATTAAAATACGGATACTATGATACCCAGATTTATTGAAAATCAGATACTGTCATCTCTCAAACCAGGCAAAGTCATTGGACTTTTTGGTGCCAGAAGAACCGGTAAAACCGTATTGATGAATATGGTAAAAGAAAAATTAAAAAATAAGCCGGTTCTAATGGTAAATGGTGAAAATTTAGATGTGATAGAAATATTAGCAAGTCAGAGATTAAGCATTCTTGAAAAGTTTGTATCCGGGTATAAATATCTTTTTATAGATGAAGCCCAGAAAATACCTAATATCGGACTCAATCTAAAACTTATTGTTGACAATATTCCTGGGATTTCAATTTTCGTTTCCGGCTCATCCGCTTTTGACTTAAAAAACAAAATAGGAGAACCGCTGGTGGGGAGAAGTAAATTCTATTATTTCTATCCCATAGCACAACTAGAATTAAACAATTATCAGAATTTTCTTAAAAACAAGGAAAACTTGGAGGACAGATTAATATACGGAATGTATCCGCAGGTTCTAATGGACAAAACTTTGAAAGGTAAAAAAGAACTGCTTGAATCAATAAGAGACGGATACTTATTGAGGGATATACTGCAATTAGATAATCTTAAAAACTCCTTGTTCATATTTAATTTATTGCGTCTCATAGCATTCCAGATTGGTAATGATATTTCATATTCTGAACTCGCCAACAACTTAAATGCAAATAAAAAGACAGTAATGAGATATCTTGAATTACTTGAAAAATCATTTGTGATATTTTCTCTATGCGGGTTTAGCAGGAATTTAAGAAAAGAATATACAAAAACACCGCGCTATTATTTTTGGGACAACGGTGTTCGTAATGCTATTATTTCAAATTATAATGGTATTACTATGCGGGATGACATAGGAAAATTATGGGAAAATTATTGTATTTCAGAAAGAATAAAAAAATTAAATTACAAAAACATTCATTGCAATAAATATTTTTGGAGAACTTACGACCAGAAAGAAATTGATTTAGTGGAAGAAAGAGGAGGACGGCTCTGGGGTTTTGAATGCAAATGGAAAGTAAAAAATGTTAAGCCACCAAAAGATTTCATTGAAACATACAAAGATTCTAAATTCACAATTATAAACCAGGATAATTATTTTGATATTATAGGATAATTAGTTATAGTTTTTTGTTGACCAAAGATTCCCAATAATAACTTTTAGGGATGACGTATTTAGTGTTCTATTGCAGAATATGGAATAAGCAATCTTTGAATGATAAATACACCCAGTATGTTTATGTAGCTGCAGAGCGTTAGCTCTGCTTTTTTTATTCTTTATTATAGAGTTTTATTTCTTTCTTTTATTTTTTGAGAAAAGAGAGGTAGCAAGTGAATATAGAAGTGTTTTTTGCCCGTCAGTTTTATCTCGTATAAGTTGTATTAACTTTTCCGTATGCAAATCATATAAATTTTTAGTTTTTTCTTCTTTCTGGCGAAGTAAAGAATCAACAGGAACATTAAGTGCAGAAGCAATTTTCTGAAGCGACTTAATACTACATACCTTTCTACCGCCTTCAATATGTGCAATAAAAGTAGGATGAAGCCCCGATTTATCCGCTAATTCTTCCTGAATAAGTTCTCTTTGTCTCCGAAATTCTTTAATCCTTGACCCAATAATTTTCTGCAGATTGTCCATTCATTACTCCTAATCTAATTTTATTAAAAAACACTCTCTGAAGGTCAATATTGCGATATAACATTAAAATTGTAGCCGCAGAGCAAAGCTCTGCTAAAACTTAGTTTAGCAATATCATATTTATAACCTTAAAATTAGACAATAGTCAATAAATCATACATACTTGACATATAGAGCAATGTATGTTATACTTATTTTAAAAAATATAAAACTAAAAATATTTTATGGAAGAACAAAGGGAGTGATAGTGTGAAATCAAAGAATGCGACTATAATATTAGTAATAGGTATTATTATTTTTTGTATCGAAGTGTGGCAAAATTCTGTTGCAAGTGAAGCGCTTA
This genomic window from Elusimicrobiota bacterium contains:
- a CDS encoding ATP-binding protein, which codes for MIPRFIENQILSSLKPGKVIGLFGARRTGKTVLMNMVKEKLKNKPVLMVNGENLDVIEILASQRLSILEKFVSGYKYLFIDEAQKIPNIGLNLKLIVDNIPGISIFVSGSSAFDLKNKIGEPLVGRSKFYYFYPIAQLELNNYQNFLKNKENLEDRLIYGMYPQVLMDKTLKGKKELLESIRDGYLLRDILQLDNLKNSLFIFNLLRLIAFQIGNDISYSELANNLNANKKTVMRYLELLEKSFVIFSLCGFSRNLRKEYTKTPRYYFWDNGVRNAIISNYNGITMRDDIGKLWENYCISERIKKLNYKNIHCNKYFWRTYDQKEIDLVEERGGRLWGFECKWKVKNVKPPKDFIETYKDSKFTIINQDNYFDIIG
- a CDS encoding helix-turn-helix transcriptional regulator, whose product is MDNLQKIIGSRIKEFRRQRELIQEELADKSGLHPTFIAHIEGGRKVCSIKSLQKIASALNVPVDSLLRQKEEKTKNLYDLHTEKLIQLIRDKTDGQKTLLYSLATSLFSKNKRKK